The following are from one region of the Prevotella communis genome:
- the rfbA gene encoding glucose-1-phosphate thymidylyltransferase RfbA, protein MKGIVLAGGSGTRLYPITKGISKQLIPIFDKPMIYYPISALMLAGIRDILIISTPHDLPGFRRLLGDGSEIGVHFEYAEQPSPDGLAQAFIIGKEFIGDDCVCLVLGDNIFYGSGFSGLLRQSVENAEKNGLATVFGYYVNDPERYGVAEFDKEGNCLSIEEKPEHPKSNYAVVGLYFYPNSVVDIAQNIKPSARGELEITTVNQEYLAQKKLKVQTLQRGFAWLDTGTHDSLAEASTFIEVIEKRQGLKVACLEEIAYKRGWINKEQLKKLAQPMIKNGYGQYLLQLAQN, encoded by the coding sequence ATGAAAGGAATTGTATTAGCAGGTGGAAGTGGAACACGCCTCTACCCCATCACAAAAGGCATCAGCAAACAACTGATTCCAATTTTTGACAAACCGATGATTTACTATCCCATATCAGCACTTATGCTAGCTGGGATACGCGATATTCTAATCATTTCGACACCGCACGACCTTCCCGGTTTCCGCCGGCTTCTTGGCGACGGCAGCGAGATTGGCGTACATTTCGAATATGCCGAGCAACCATCTCCCGACGGTTTGGCACAGGCTTTCATCATCGGTAAGGAGTTTATTGGAGACGACTGTGTCTGTCTTGTCCTCGGTGACAACATCTTCTATGGTTCAGGTTTCAGCGGTCTGCTTCGCCAGAGTGTTGAAAATGCAGAGAAGAACGGCCTCGCTACTGTCTTTGGCTACTATGTCAACGACCCCGAGCGCTATGGTGTTGCAGAATTCGACAAAGAAGGCAACTGCCTGAGCATTGAAGAGAAGCCTGAGCATCCTAAGTCAAACTACGCCGTTGTTGGTTTGTATTTCTACCCCAACAGCGTGGTTGATATTGCACAGAACATCAAGCCCAGCGCACGCGGAGAACTGGAAATCACCACAGTGAACCAGGAGTACCTGGCCCAGAAGAAACTGAAGGTACAGACACTGCAGCGCGGATTCGCATGGCTGGATACCGGTACACACGACTCCCTGGCTGAAGCCAGCACGTTTATCGAGGTCATCGAGAAGCGACAGGGACTGAAAGTTGCCTGTCTGGAAGAGATTGCCTACAAGCGCGGATGGATCAATAAGGAGCAGCTCAAGAAACTGGCCCAGCCTATGATAAAGAACGGCTATGGACAGTATTTGCTCCAATTGGCACAGAATTAA
- a CDS encoding cell division protein ZapA codes for MAEGNKLNITLHVYDEDIPMVLHNREDEEYYRAAAKLITERYGAYAQVYKGRKSDHTIALMTLIEIALRYEKELGKNDTAPYDNILAQLTSEVEEALKSEK; via the coding sequence ATGGCAGAGGGAAACAAACTCAATATAACGTTGCACGTCTATGACGAAGACATTCCAATGGTACTTCATAATCGTGAAGACGAGGAGTACTATCGTGCAGCAGCCAAACTCATCACCGAGCGCTATGGAGCCTATGCACAGGTTTACAAAGGGCGCAAGAGTGATCATACTATCGCGTTGATGACACTCATCGAGATTGCATTGCGCTATGAAAAGGAGTTGGGCAAAAATGATACAGCACCTTATGATAATATTCTCGCTCAGTTGACTTCGGAAGTTGAAGAAGCGTTGAAAAGTGAAAAGTAA
- the rny gene encoding ribonuclease Y, producing the protein MVDLIFVVLIAVATFIIGGLCGYFVFLKVLKGKYNTMVDSANKEAEVIKEKKLLEVKEKFLNKKSELEKEVQQRNQHIQQSENRLKQREISLNQRQEELGRRKNDLDNQQQRIDNEKKALALKQDELGKMQQKEREKLEELSGLSAEEAKNRLVEAMKDEARTDAAAYVNEIMDEAKLNANAQAKKIVIQTIQRVATETAIENSVSVFHIDNDDVKGRVIGREGRNIRALEAACGVEIVVDDTPEAIVISGFDPVRREVCRLALHQLVSDGRIHPARIEEVVAKVKKQLDNEIIETGKRTAIDLGIHGLHPELVRIIGKMKYRSSYGQNLLQHARETANLCAVMASELGLNPKKAKRAGLLHDIGKVPDEESEMPHALYGAKIAEKYKEKPDICNAIGAHHDEMEMQTLLAPIVQVCDAISGARPGARREIVEAYIKRLNDLEAIAMSYPGVTKTYAIQAGRELRVIVGADKMDDAETEALSGEIATKIQNEMTYPGQVKITVIRETRSVAYAK; encoded by the coding sequence ATGGTGGATTTAATTTTTGTGGTATTAATAGCCGTAGCAACCTTCATTATTGGAGGATTGTGCGGATATTTTGTTTTCCTTAAGGTCCTCAAGGGAAAATACAACACGATGGTCGATTCGGCTAATAAGGAGGCTGAGGTCATCAAAGAGAAAAAGCTGTTGGAAGTTAAGGAGAAGTTCCTCAACAAAAAGAGTGAGCTCGAGAAAGAGGTACAGCAGCGTAACCAGCACATCCAGCAGAGTGAGAATCGCCTGAAACAACGTGAGATTTCACTGAACCAACGCCAGGAGGAGCTGGGACGTCGTAAGAACGATCTTGACAACCAGCAGCAGCGCATTGACAATGAGAAAAAGGCATTGGCATTGAAGCAGGATGAACTGGGTAAGATGCAGCAGAAAGAGCGCGAGAAGCTGGAGGAACTCTCTGGACTGAGCGCAGAGGAAGCTAAGAACCGCCTGGTAGAGGCCATGAAGGACGAGGCCCGTACCGATGCTGCAGCTTATGTGAATGAGATTATGGACGAGGCCAAGCTGAATGCGAATGCACAGGCAAAGAAAATTGTGATTCAGACCATCCAGCGAGTAGCTACTGAAACCGCCATTGAGAACAGTGTATCTGTATTCCATATTGATAATGATGACGTAAAAGGCCGTGTGATTGGTCGTGAGGGTAGAAATATCCGTGCACTGGAGGCCGCCTGTGGTGTAGAAATCGTTGTTGACGATACACCTGAGGCTATCGTTATCAGTGGTTTTGACCCCGTTCGTCGTGAGGTATGTCGTCTGGCTCTCCATCAGTTGGTTAGCGATGGCCGTATCCACCCCGCTCGTATTGAAGAGGTTGTGGCAAAGGTTAAGAAACAGCTTGACAACGAGATTATTGAGACTGGTAAGCGTACAGCTATCGACTTGGGTATCCACGGCCTGCATCCTGAACTGGTACGTATCATCGGTAAGATGAAGTATCGCTCAAGTTATGGACAGAACCTGTTGCAGCATGCACGTGAGACCGCAAACCTCTGTGCTGTGATGGCTTCAGAGCTTGGCTTGAATCCCAAGAAGGCAAAGCGTGCCGGTTTGCTCCACGATATTGGTAAGGTGCCCGATGAGGAGAGTGAGATGCCTCACGCACTGTATGGCGCTAAGATTGCCGAGAAATACAAGGAGAAACCCGATATCTGCAATGCTATTGGTGCTCACCACGATGAGATGGAGATGCAGACACTGCTGGCTCCTATCGTTCAGGTTTGCGATGCTATCAGTGGTGCTCGTCCTGGTGCACGTCGTGAGATCGTAGAGGCTTACATCAAGCGTCTGAATGATCTTGAGGCTATTGCCATGAGCTATCCTGGCGTTACCAAGACCTACGCTATTCAGGCTGGTCGTGAGCTTCGTGTGATTGTCGGTGCAGACAAGATGGATGATGCCGAGACAGAGGCACTGAGCGGCGAGATTGCTACAAAGATTCAGAATGAGATGACCTATCCCGGTCAGGTGAAGATTACCGTGATTCGCGAGACAAGATCTGTAGCTTACGCTAAGTAA
- a CDS encoding DUF1573 domain-containing protein → MKKVLLITMMLICGMTFAMAQKKAEIKFDKLTHNFGKFSEKDPIVTCTFAFQNIGETPLVINQAIASCGCTVPEYTKKPIQPGEKGEITVTYNGTGKFPGHFKKSITVRTNGVTEMTRLYIEGDMEEAK, encoded by the coding sequence ATGAAAAAAGTATTGCTTATCACGATGATGCTCATTTGCGGAATGACTTTCGCAATGGCACAGAAGAAGGCTGAGATCAAGTTTGACAAGCTAACCCACAACTTCGGAAAATTCTCGGAGAAGGATCCTATCGTCACTTGCACCTTTGCCTTCCAGAACATCGGCGAGACGCCGTTAGTAATTAACCAAGCTATTGCTTCTTGCGGATGCACGGTGCCCGAATACACCAAGAAACCCATCCAGCCAGGTGAAAAGGGTGAGATTACAGTAACCTACAATGGCACAGGTAAGTTCCCCGGACACTTCAAGAAGTCTATCACCGTACGCACCAACGGCGTCACAGAAATGACCCGACTCTATATCGAAGGTGATATGGAAGAAGCGAAATAA
- a CDS encoding glycoside hydrolase family 88/105 protein has protein sequence MKRLSTMMLATIMTLGAMAQTTANDVLSVARKANDYFMAKYADPTLPTNVKKVRPSNLWTRAVYYEGLMALQQIDPQQRYIDYAMTWADFHKWSPRNGMNTCDADDQCCGQTYIELLPYSNKDKEEQIRNIRENLDYQMHTANKKNQSLYGWWTWIDAIQMAMPLYVQMYKETGYKKYLDHGMKMYRWSRNECGGGLFNVKDGLWWRDADYVPPYKEPDDKDCYWSRGNGWVYAALVRCMNLLPEKSKEYKELKKDFLLMSEGLRKCQREDGFWNPSLVSTNYEMPETSGTALFLYGMAWGIQKGYLKAKVYSPVCDKAWTAMVRDAVHQDGFLGWMQGTGKDPSAGQPLSYTKVPDFEDYGTGCFLLGATEYFKLLQKNNVK, from the coding sequence ATGAAAAGACTATCTACAATGATGCTGGCTACCATTATGACACTGGGAGCCATGGCACAAACAACAGCCAACGACGTGCTGAGCGTAGCACGTAAGGCCAATGACTACTTCATGGCAAAGTATGCCGACCCGACATTGCCCACCAACGTCAAGAAGGTAAGACCGTCTAATCTGTGGACGCGTGCCGTCTATTACGAAGGACTCATGGCCTTGCAACAGATAGACCCACAGCAGCGTTACATAGACTATGCAATGACATGGGCCGATTTCCACAAATGGAGCCCCAGAAACGGCATGAATACATGTGATGCCGACGACCAATGCTGTGGACAGACCTACATAGAGCTGTTGCCCTACAGCAATAAGGACAAGGAAGAGCAGATAAGGAATATCCGCGAGAACCTTGACTACCAGATGCATACGGCCAACAAGAAGAATCAGAGTCTCTATGGCTGGTGGACATGGATTGACGCCATCCAGATGGCAATGCCACTGTATGTGCAGATGTATAAAGAGACCGGCTACAAGAAATACCTGGACCACGGTATGAAGATGTACCGCTGGAGCAGGAATGAATGTGGCGGTGGACTGTTTAATGTGAAAGACGGACTGTGGTGGCGTGATGCCGACTACGTACCTCCCTACAAGGAGCCCGACGACAAGGACTGCTACTGGAGCCGTGGTAACGGTTGGGTATATGCCGCGCTGGTGCGTTGCATGAACCTGCTGCCCGAGAAGTCAAAAGAATACAAAGAACTGAAGAAGGACTTTCTCCTGATGAGTGAGGGTCTGCGCAAATGTCAGCGTGAGGATGGTTTCTGGAATCCCAGTTTGGTATCAACCAACTACGAGATGCCTGAGACAAGTGGTACGGCCCTGTTCCTCTATGGCATGGCATGGGGCATTCAGAAAGGCTACCTGAAAGCAAAGGTCTATAGTCCTGTGTGCGACAAAGCCTGGACGGCTATGGTACGCGATGCAGTTCATCAGGACGGTTTCCTGGGCTGGATGCAGGGCACAGGCAAAGACCCCTCTGCCGGTCAGCCCCTGAGTTACACCAAGGTTCCCGACTTCGAGGATTACGGCACTGGCTGTTTCCTGTTGGGCGCTACGGAATATTTTAAACTATTACAGAAGAACAACGTCAAATAA
- the aspS gene encoding aspartate--tRNA ligase yields the protein MYRTKTCGELRLTDAGNEVKLAGWVQRTRKMGGMTFVDLRDRYGITQLVFDESKDAALCERANKLGREFCIQVVGVVSERQSKNPKMPTGDIEILASELNVLSESLTPPFTIEDQTDGGDDIRMKYRYLDLRRSAVRKNLELRHKMTILIRNFLDAQNFIEVETPILIGSTPEGARDFVVPSRMNPGQFYALPQSPQTLKQLLMVSGFDRYFQIAKCFRDEDLRADRQPEFTQIDCEMSFVEQEDVLQIFEDLARHLFKEIRGIELPALQRMTWHEAMRRFGSDKPDLRFGMEFVELMDVLKGTGSFPVFNEANYIGGICVPGAADYTRKQLDQLTEFVKRPQVGAKGLVYVKFNADGTVKSSIDKFYEPEVWQKVKEAMGAKDGDLVLILSGDNANKTRVQLCTLRLEMGDRLGLRDKDKFVCLWIVDFPLFEWSDEEQRLMATHHPFTMPNPDDIPLLDTDPAKVRAVAYDFVCNGVEVGGGSLRIHDGKLQEKMFQILGFTPERAMAQFGFLINAFKYGAPPHAGLAFGLDRFVSLMAGLDSIRDCIAFPKNNSGRDVMLDAPGELDPKQLEELQLKVDLSQE from the coding sequence ATGTATAGGACTAAGACTTGTGGTGAGTTAAGACTCACCGATGCCGGCAATGAGGTGAAGCTCGCCGGATGGGTTCAGCGCACACGTAAGATGGGTGGTATGACCTTCGTTGACCTGCGCGACCGTTATGGAATCACACAGTTGGTGTTTGACGAGTCAAAGGATGCAGCTCTTTGTGAGCGTGCCAATAAACTGGGTCGTGAATTCTGTATCCAGGTGGTTGGTGTCGTGAGCGAGCGTCAGTCAAAGAACCCCAAGATGCCTACGGGTGATATTGAGATACTGGCTTCTGAGTTGAACGTGTTGAGCGAGAGCCTGACACCTCCGTTTACGATTGAAGACCAGACCGATGGTGGTGATGATATCCGCATGAAGTACCGCTATCTGGACTTGCGTCGTTCTGCTGTACGTAAGAACTTGGAATTGCGTCACAAGATGACCATCCTGATCCGTAACTTCCTTGATGCACAGAACTTCATTGAGGTTGAGACACCTATCCTGATTGGTTCTACTCCTGAAGGTGCCCGCGACTTCGTGGTGCCCAGTCGTATGAATCCTGGTCAGTTCTATGCATTGCCTCAGAGTCCTCAGACCTTGAAGCAGTTGCTGATGGTTTCCGGCTTCGACCGTTATTTCCAGATTGCCAAGTGTTTCCGTGATGAGGATTTACGTGCTGACCGTCAGCCTGAGTTTACGCAGATTGACTGTGAGATGTCTTTCGTAGAGCAGGAGGATGTGCTTCAGATTTTCGAGGATTTGGCCCGTCATCTCTTCAAGGAGATTCGTGGCATCGAGTTGCCTGCCCTGCAGCGCATGACCTGGCATGAGGCAATGCGTCGTTTCGGTTCTGACAAGCCCGACCTCCGTTTCGGTATGGAGTTCGTGGAGTTGATGGACGTTCTGAAGGGTACAGGTTCTTTCCCCGTGTTCAACGAAGCTAACTATATCGGTGGTATCTGTGTACCTGGTGCTGCTGATTATACCCGTAAGCAGCTCGACCAACTGACTGAGTTCGTGAAGCGTCCTCAGGTAGGTGCAAAGGGCTTGGTTTATGTGAAGTTCAATGCTGATGGCACTGTGAAGTCATCTATAGATAAGTTCTATGAGCCTGAGGTATGGCAGAAGGTGAAAGAGGCTATGGGCGCCAAGGATGGCGACCTCGTGCTGATTCTCTCTGGCGATAATGCCAACAAGACTCGCGTACAGCTCTGCACACTGCGTCTGGAGATGGGTGATCGTCTGGGGCTGCGTGACAAGGATAAGTTTGTGTGCTTGTGGATTGTTGACTTCCCCCTGTTCGAGTGGAGTGACGAGGAGCAGCGCCTGATGGCTACCCACCATCCGTTTACGATGCCTAACCCCGATGATATCCCCTTGCTCGATACCGATCCTGCCAAGGTGCGTGCCGTGGCTTACGACTTCGTATGTAATGGCGTAGAGGTAGGCGGTGGCTCACTGCGTATCCATGATGGCAAGCTGCAGGAGAAAATGTTCCAGATTCTGGGCTTCACGCCTGAGCGTGCCATGGCTCAGTTCGGCTTCCTCATTAATGCCTTTAAGTACGGTGCACCTCCTCATGCAGGTCTGGCCTTCGGTCTTGATCGCTTCGTGTCGTTGATGGCTGGCCTCGATAGTATTCGTGACTGTATTGCCTTCCCGAAGAATAATTCCGGACGCGACGTGATGCTTGATGCTCCAGGCGAACTCGACCCCAAACAGTTGGAGGAACTTCAGCTTAAAGTTGACCTGAGTCAAGAATAG
- a CDS encoding winged helix-turn-helix domain-containing protein — translation MAEKKATTKKAAETKEAKAPAAKKATATKKAAVKAEVTAVNAENIGFKAGDVYQALAAAQKALNVKEIAKAAKITEEETLLGLGWLFKEGKLLSTDDNKIVLA, via the coding sequence ATGGCAGAAAAAAAAGCTACTACAAAGAAGGCTGCTGAAACGAAGGAAGCTAAGGCTCCCGCAGCTAAGAAGGCAACTGCAACAAAGAAGGCCGCAGTAAAGGCTGAAGTTACAGCTGTTAACGCTGAGAACATTGGTTTCAAGGCAGGAGATGTTTATCAGGCTCTGGCAGCAGCGCAGAAGGCACTCAATGTAAAGGAGATTGCCAAGGCTGCAAAGATTACAGAAGAAGAGACTCTGCTCGGTCTCGGTTGGTTGTTCAAGGAGGGTAAGCTCCTGAGCACAGATGACAACAAGATTGTTCTGGCCTAA
- a CDS encoding acyltransferase, protein MVTKKKEDIRQNLKANPRLKRWIDYLIMNQRDARPRWYIRLLAPLYQERGRGSKIYWSVRMDTPPYRLFSLGQNSVVESYSCINNAVGDVIIGDHTRIGIHNTIIGPVTIGSHVNLAQGITVTALNHNFSDTTRRIDEQGISTNPVTIEDDVWIGANAVILPGVTIGQHAVVAAGAVVTADVPTNTVVGGVPARIIKKINTGDD, encoded by the coding sequence ATGGTTACGAAGAAGAAAGAGGACATCAGACAGAATCTGAAAGCCAATCCGCGACTGAAGCGATGGATTGACTATCTGATAATGAACCAGCGTGACGCAAGACCACGATGGTACATCCGCCTGTTGGCTCCTCTCTATCAAGAACGTGGACGCGGTTCAAAAATATACTGGTCCGTACGGATGGACACCCCACCCTACAGACTTTTTTCACTTGGTCAGAACAGCGTGGTTGAGTCGTATTCATGCATCAACAACGCCGTAGGTGATGTCATCATTGGCGACCATACCCGTATAGGTATCCACAACACGATTATCGGTCCCGTGACTATTGGCAGTCACGTTAACCTGGCACAAGGTATCACGGTGACAGCACTGAACCATAATTTCAGTGACACGACAAGACGTATCGACGAGCAAGGCATCTCAACAAATCCTGTCACGATAGAGGATGATGTTTGGATTGGCGCCAACGCCGTTATCCTGCCAGGTGTCACGATAGGTCAACACGCAGTAGTTGCAGCAGGTGCCGTGGTAACGGCAGACGTTCCAACGAACACCGTTGTGGGTGGTGTTCCAGCAAGAATCATCAAGAAAATAAATACGGGAGACGACTAA
- the mfd gene encoding transcription-repair coupling factor has product MNIQELQKLYANHPQVVALSKAIGKSSLKSISLDGLLASSAPLAFSALSLKIESRLLFVMQDAEEAGYFYHDLCQVMGDKQVLFFPSSYKRAIKYGQKDPASEILRTEVLSQATHHNLLYIVTYPEALAEMVVTRKQLDARRLTLEQDQSMSVDVICKTLREFGFREVDYVYEPGQFALRGSILDVYSYSHEFPFRIDFFGDDIDSIRTFEVENQLSKERCDHVDIVPELTAEEEKESILKFLPDDTLLVTKDLQFVRESIERTYQEGFSQQAMQERMAEATEMEQRQIEKEMRRDSQIITGSQFALDAEPFRKILLKDEKSSAVIRFNIKPQPLFHKNFELLTQTLEDYLLQGFKLYILADSAKQQERLKDIFAEMKQGVEFIPVDKTLHEGFVDADGRLCLFTDHQIFDRFHKYNLKSDKARSGKVALTLKEIQQFEIGDYVVHVDHGIGKFGGLVRMPLQNGGFQEMIKIIYQRGDAIYVSIHSLYKVSKYKSQEDGQQPRMSTLGTGQWERLKERTKKHIKDIARDLIKLYAARRHQKGFAFSHDTYLQHELEASFLYEDTPDQLKATQDVKADMEMQKPMDRLVCGDVGFGKTEVAVRAAFKAAVDGKQVAVMVPTTVLAYQHYRTFQGRLKDMPVRVDYLTRARTAKQTTALLKDLEEGKVDILIGTHKLISKSVKFKDLGLLIIDEEQKFGVSTKEKLRQMKTNVDTLTMSATPIPRTLQFSLVGARDLSVIQTPPPNRYPIQTEIHTFSAEIITDAINFEMSRNGQVYFVNNRISDLTHIEEMIHKYIPDCRVAIGHGQMKPEELEKIILDFSNYDYDVLLSTTIVENGIDIPNANTIIINSAQYFGLSDLHQMRGRVGRGNRKAFCYLLAPPLSALPVDSRRRLEALENFSDLGSGINIAMQDLDIRGAGNLLGAEQSGFISDLGYETYQKILNEAMVELRNEEQTNPQPLSEMEGGSQAQEQGLPSSLPRREGTGEGLPGDGPFVSDCNLETDLEMYFPDQYVPSDSERMLLYRELDNTRNDEEVEAYCKRLIDRFGPLPPQAEELLHVVALRRYGKALGCEKIMLKQGRMFLYFVSNARSPFYQSEAFGRIITYATTNVRRCNLREQNGKRSMVITDVPTVGEAVKVLKQI; this is encoded by the coding sequence ATGAATATTCAGGAACTACAAAAACTATACGCCAATCATCCTCAGGTGGTAGCCTTGTCAAAAGCCATAGGAAAATCTTCGTTAAAGTCGATTTCCCTTGATGGCCTCCTGGCTTCTTCCGCGCCGTTGGCCTTTAGTGCCCTGTCGCTGAAGATAGAGTCACGCCTGCTTTTTGTTATGCAGGACGCCGAGGAGGCCGGTTATTTCTATCACGACCTTTGTCAGGTGATGGGCGACAAGCAAGTACTCTTCTTTCCTTCCAGTTATAAGCGTGCCATTAAATACGGTCAGAAAGACCCTGCCAGCGAGATTCTTCGCACGGAGGTGCTCTCCCAGGCGACGCATCATAACCTGTTGTATATCGTGACTTATCCCGAGGCACTTGCCGAGATGGTGGTGACGCGAAAACAGTTGGACGCCCGCCGGTTGACCCTGGAACAGGATCAGTCGATGAGTGTGGATGTTATCTGTAAGACATTGCGTGAGTTCGGCTTCCGTGAGGTTGACTATGTCTATGAGCCGGGACAGTTTGCCCTGCGTGGTTCTATCCTTGACGTTTATTCGTATAGTCATGAGTTCCCTTTCCGTATCGATTTCTTTGGCGATGATATTGACTCGATCCGTACCTTCGAGGTAGAAAACCAATTGTCGAAAGAGCGATGTGATCATGTGGATATTGTACCAGAACTGACAGCTGAGGAGGAGAAAGAGTCAATCTTGAAGTTCCTTCCAGATGATACTTTGCTGGTTACGAAAGACCTGCAGTTTGTCCGTGAGTCCATAGAACGCACCTATCAGGAGGGCTTCTCGCAACAGGCCATGCAGGAACGTATGGCAGAGGCAACGGAGATGGAACAGCGCCAGATTGAAAAAGAGATGCGGCGTGACAGTCAGATTATTACCGGCTCGCAGTTCGCTCTGGATGCTGAGCCGTTCCGCAAGATTCTGTTGAAAGATGAGAAAAGTTCTGCCGTTATACGCTTCAATATCAAGCCCCAACCGCTTTTCCATAAGAACTTTGAACTGTTGACGCAGACTTTGGAGGACTATCTGCTGCAGGGTTTCAAGCTCTATATCCTGGCTGACAGTGCCAAGCAGCAGGAACGTCTGAAAGATATCTTTGCAGAGATGAAACAAGGTGTAGAGTTTATTCCCGTGGATAAGACCCTGCACGAGGGATTTGTTGATGCTGACGGACGCCTGTGCCTGTTCACCGACCACCAGATATTCGACCGCTTCCATAAATATAACCTTAAGAGTGACAAGGCCCGTAGTGGTAAGGTGGCACTTACACTGAAAGAGATTCAGCAATTCGAGATTGGTGACTATGTGGTACATGTGGACCATGGTATCGGAAAATTCGGCGGACTGGTCAGAATGCCTTTGCAGAACGGCGGTTTTCAGGAGATGATTAAAATTATCTATCAGCGTGGTGATGCGATCTATGTCAGTATTCATTCTTTATACAAGGTATCGAAATACAAGTCGCAAGAAGATGGTCAGCAGCCCCGCATGTCGACATTGGGTACTGGTCAGTGGGAACGTCTTAAGGAACGTACCAAGAAACATATCAAGGATATTGCCCGCGACCTTATCAAACTCTATGCAGCCCGTCGTCATCAGAAGGGATTCGCCTTCAGTCACGATACCTACTTACAGCATGAACTCGAGGCTTCGTTCCTCTACGAGGATACCCCCGACCAGCTCAAGGCTACACAGGACGTAAAGGCTGATATGGAGATGCAGAAGCCGATGGACCGACTGGTTTGCGGCGATGTGGGCTTTGGTAAGACTGAGGTGGCCGTACGTGCTGCCTTCAAGGCTGCTGTTGATGGAAAACAGGTGGCTGTGATGGTGCCTACCACGGTGTTGGCCTATCAGCATTACCGTACCTTCCAGGGCCGACTGAAGGATATGCCTGTCCGGGTGGATTATCTTACCCGTGCTCGTACTGCGAAACAGACCACCGCGCTGCTGAAAGACCTGGAAGAGGGTAAGGTGGATATCCTTATCGGTACGCATAAACTTATTAGTAAGAGCGTGAAGTTCAAGGATCTGGGACTTCTGATTATCGATGAGGAACAGAAATTCGGCGTGTCCACAAAGGAAAAACTGCGTCAGATGAAGACGAATGTGGATACCCTCACAATGAGTGCTACGCCAATTCCGCGTACCTTACAGTTCTCACTTGTCGGGGCCCGTGACCTCAGCGTCATCCAGACGCCTCCTCCTAATCGTTATCCTATTCAGACGGAGATACACACTTTCTCTGCCGAGATTATCACCGATGCCATCAACTTTGAGATGAGTCGTAATGGACAGGTCTATTTCGTGAATAACCGTATCAGTGACCTGACGCATATTGAGGAGATGATTCATAAGTATATCCCCGATTGTCGTGTGGCCATCGGTCATGGTCAGATGAAACCCGAGGAACTGGAGAAGATTATTCTCGACTTCTCTAACTACGACTACGATGTGCTTCTGTCTACCACCATCGTGGAGAATGGTATCGATATCCCCAATGCCAATACTATTATTATCAATAGTGCACAGTACTTTGGTCTTAGCGACCTGCACCAGATGCGTGGTCGTGTAGGTCGTGGAAATCGTAAGGCTTTCTGCTACTTGTTGGCACCGCCATTGTCGGCTCTGCCTGTAGATAGTCGTCGCCGACTGGAAGCTCTGGAGAATTTCTCTGACTTAGGCAGTGGCATCAATATCGCCATGCAGGACCTTGATATCCGTGGCGCAGGTAACCTGCTGGGTGCTGAACAGAGTGGTTTTATCTCTGATTTGGGTTATGAGACCTATCAGAAGATTCTGAATGAGGCTATGGTGGAATTGAGGAATGAGGAGCAGACTAATCCCCAACCCCTCTCAGAGATGGAAGGGGGAAGTCAGGCTCAAGAGCAGGGACTGCCTTCGTCCCTCCCTCGCAGGGAGGGGACTGGGGAGGGGCTGCCGGGAGATGGGCCTTTTGTCTCCGACTGTAACCTTGAGACTGATCTTGAGATGTATTTCCCCGACCAGTATGTGCCTTCTGACTCTGAACGTATGCTGCTCTATCGTGAACTGGACAATACACGTAATGATGAGGAGGTTGAGGCTTATTGCAAACGCCTCATAGACCGTTTCGGTCCTTTGCCCCCACAGGCAGAGGAACTGCTGCATGTGGTTGCTTTGCGCCGGTACGGCAAGGCCCTGGGATGTGAGAAGATTATGCTTAAACAGGGACGTATGTTCCTTTATTTCGTAAGTAATGCCCGCAGTCCGTTCTATCAGAGTGAGGCTTTCGGACGTATCATAACCTATGCCACCACGAATGTGCGTCGCTGTAATCTGCGTGAGCAAAATGGAAAACGCTCTATGGTGATTACCGATGTGCCTACTGTAGGTGAGGCTGTGAAAGTATTGAAACAAATTTGA